A genomic stretch from Falco cherrug isolate bFalChe1 chromosome 1, bFalChe1.pri, whole genome shotgun sequence includes:
- the MYO18A gene encoding unconventional myosin-XVIIIa isoform X10: MFNLMKKDKEKDGARKEKKEKKEKKERMSAAELKSLEEMSMRRGFFNLNRASKRDSKTRLEISNPIPIKVASGSDLHLTDIDSDSNRGSVILDSGHLSTASSSDDLKVDDANFKGSVLQRAAKFGSLAKQNSQMIVKRFSFSQKSRDESTSETSTPSEHSAAPSPQVEVRMLETQLSKQGVPQGHPCTPPATSLRARVPELVSKRFPAELRLPALVPPQPPTPRQLELQRRNTGDFGFSLRRTTMLDRAPDGQVYRRVVHFAEPGAGTKDLALGLVPGDRLVEINGRNVESKSRDEIVEMIRQSGETVQLKVQPILELSELSRCWLRGGQGTRRAAWDLDPAASASAPSQAKTEEQIAAEEAWYETEKVWLVHRDGFSLGSQLRLEEGVPLPEGKVKVKLDHDGTVLEVEEDDVEKANPPSCDRVEDLASLLYLNESSVLHTLRQRYGGNLLHTYAGPTMVIINPLSSPSMYSEKVMHMFKGCRREDTSPHIYAVAQAAYRSMLMSRQDQAVVLLGASGSGKTTNCQHLVQYLTTIAGSTGKVFSVEKWQALYTILEAFGNSSTGMNGNATRFSQIISLDFDQAGQVASASIQTLLLEKLRVTKRPANEATFNIFYYLLACSDSTLRTELHFNHLAENNVFGIVPLSKPEEKQKATQQFNKLQAAMKVMGISSDEQKAFWLVLGAIYHLGAAGATKDADEAGRKQFARHEWAQKAAYLLGCSLEELSSSIFKHQPKGTLQRSTSFRQGPDEPPLGDSGTGPKLTALECLEGMAAGLYSELFTLLISLLNRALKSSQHSVCSVTVVDTPGAQNPELAGQSRGATFEELCHNYTQERLQLLFHQRTFARELERYKEENIELALADAEPGSSGSIAAVDQPSHQALVRSLARTDEARGLLWLLEEEALQPGGNEDTLLERLFSYYGPQEGGKKGHNPLLPSDKPRHFLLGHSSGTNWVEYDATGWLNHVKHNPASQNASVLLQESQKKVISSLFAGRGGSALVLSGSVAGLEGGSQLALRRATSMRKTFTTGVAAVKKKSLCIQIKLQVDALIDSIKKSKLHFVHCFLPKAAGGGGDPRALPCRRVSGSELELPAEHCEAGLMQLDVPLLRAQLRGSRLLDTLRMYRQGYPDHMVFAEFRRRFDVLAPHLTKKHGRNYIVVDEKRAVEELLESLDLEKSSYHMGLSRVFFRAGSLARLEEQRDAQTSRNITLFQAACRGFLARQQFKKRKIQDLAIRCVQKNIKKNKGVKGWPWWKLFTTVRPLIEVQLTEDQIRGKDEEIQQLKSKLEKVEKERNELRLNSDRLESRITELTSELTDERNTGESASQLLDAETAERLRAEKEMKDLQAKYDALKKQMESMEMEVMEARLIRAAELNGELDDDDSGGEWRLKYERAVREIDFTKKRLQQELEDKLEVEQQGKRQLERRLTDLQADSEESQRALQQLKKKCQRLAAELQDTKLHLEGQQGRNHDLEKKQRRFDTELSQAHEEAQRERLQREKLSREKDVLVAEVFGLKQLLEDKDSDIAGLTQKAEALEAELQDISSQESKDEASLAKVKKQLRDLEAKVKDQEEELDEQAGTIQMLEQAKLRLEMEMERLRQTHAKEVESRDEEVEEIRQSCQKKLKQMEVQLEEEYEDKQKVLREKRELESKLSAVSEQANQRDFETEKRLRRDLKRTKALLADAQIMLDHLKNNAPSKREIAQLKNQLEESEFTCAAAVKARKSMEVEIEDLHLQIDDLAKAKAGLEEQLSRLQREKNEVQSRLEEDQEDMNELMKKHKAAVAQASRDLAQMNDLQAQLEEVNKEKQELQEKLQGLQSQLEFLEQSMVDKSLVSRQEAKIRELETRLEFERTQVKRLESLATRLKENMEKLTEERDQRAAAENREKEQNKRLQRQLRDVKEEMGELAKKEAEASRKKHELEMDLESLEAANQSLQSDLKLAFKRIGDLQAAIEDEMESDSNEDLINSLQDMVAKYQKRKSKLDGDSDVDSELEDRVDGVKSWLSKNKGSSKALSDDGSLKGSSPPSSRHTFTYDRWDEEQDTGESTRRYSHSSPSASEADSRATETPA, translated from the exons ATGTTCAACTTGATGAAAaaggacaaggagaaggatgggGCCCgaaaggagaagaaggaaaagaaggagaagaaggagcgGATGTCGGCGGCTGAACTGAAGAGCTTGGAGGAGATGAGCATGCGCCGGGGCTTCTTCAACCTCAACCGTGCCTCCAAGCGGGACTCCAAGACCCGCCTGGAGATCTCCAACCCCATCCCCATTAAGGTGGCCAGTGGCTCCGACCTGCATCTCACAGATATCGACTCCGACAGCAACCGGGGCAGCGTCATCTTGGACTCAGGCCACCTGAGCACGGCCAGCTCCAGCGATGATCTCAAGGTGGACGATGCCAACTTCAAGGGCTCGGTGCTGCAGCGGGCGGCCAAGTTTGGCTCGTTGGCCAAGCAGAACTCACAGATGATTGTCAAACGTTTCTCCTTCTCCCAGAAGAGCCGGGATGAGAGCACCTCAGAGACATCCACCCCCTCCGAGCActcagcagccccctccccacaggtGGAGGTGCGCATGCTGGAGACCCAGCTTTCCAAGCAAGGGGTCCCCCAAGGACACCCCTGCAcccctcctgccacctccctgcgTGCCAGGGTGCCGGAGCTCGTTAGCAAGAGGTTTCCTGCTGAGCTGCGGCTGCCCGCCTTGgtgcccccgcagccccccaccccacggcagctggagctgcagaggcGCAACACTGGTGATTTTGGCTTCTCCCTACGCCGCACCACCATGCTGGACCGGGCGCCCGACGGGCAGGTGTACCGACGTGTCGTGCACTTTGCTGAACCTGGAGCTGGCACCAAAGACTTGGCGTTGGGGTTGGTGCCTGGTGACCGGTTGGTGGAGATCAATGGACGAAATGTGGAGAGCAAATCCCGGGATGAGATCGTGGAGATGATCCGGCAGTCGGGGGAGACGGTGCAGCTGAAGGTGCAGCCCATCCTGGAGCTGAGTGAGCTGAGCCGCTGCTGGCTGCGGGGTGGCCAGGGGACACGCCGCGCTGCTTGGGAT CTGGACCCCGCCGCCTCTGCCTCGGCACCCAGCCAG GCCAAGACGGAGGAGCAGATAGCCGCCGAGGAGGCCTGGTATGAGACAGAGAAGGTGTGGCTGGTGCACAGAGATGGCTTCTCCTTGG gcagccagctgcggCTGGAGGAGGGTGTCCCCCTGCCCGAGGGCAAGGTGAAGGTGAAGCTGGACCATGATGGAACCGTtctggaggtggaggaggacGATGTGGAGAAG GCAAACCCCCCCTCCTGTGACCGCGTGGAGGACCTCGCCAGCCTCCTCTACCTCAACGAGTCCAGCGTGCTGCACACGCTGCGGCAGCGCTACGGTGGAAACCTCCTGCACACCTACGCCGGCCCCACCATGGTCATCATCAACCCACTGAGCTCCCCCTCCATGTATTCTGAGAAG GTCATGCACATGTTCAAAGGGTGCCGCAGGGAGGACACGTCCCCGCACATCTACGCGGTGGCCCAGGCTGCCTACCGCAGCATGCTGATGAGCCGCCAGGACCAAGCGGTCGTGCTGCTGGGCGCCAGTGGCAGCGGCAAAACCACCAACTGCCAACACCTTGTCCAGTACCTCACCACCATCGCTGGCAGCACTGGCAAGGTCTTCTCTG TGGAGAAGTGGCAGGCTCTCTACACCATCCTGGAGGCTTTTGGCAATAGCAGCACCGGCATGAATGGCAACGCCACCCGCTTCTCCCAGATCATCTCTCTGGACTTCGACCAGGCTGGGCAGGTGGCATCTGCCTCCATACAG acgctgctgctggagaagctgcGCGTCACGAAGCGCCCAGCCAACGAAGCAACCTTCAACATCTTCTACTACCTGCTGGCCTGCTCTGACAGCACCCTGCG GACTGAGCTTCATTTCAACCACTTGGCAGAGAACAACGTCTTTGGCATCGTGCCCCTCTCCAAG CcggaggaaaagcagaaggcGACCCAGCAGTTCAACAAGCTTCAGGCTGCCATGAAGGTGATGGGCATCTCCAGCGATGAGCAGAAAGCCTTCTGGCTTGTCCTGGGGGCCATTTATCATCTGGGGGCCGCCGGGGCCACAAAAG ACGCCGACGAAG CTGGAAGGAAGCAGTTTGCACGGCACGAGTGGGCTCAGAAAGCCGCTTacctgctgggctgcagcctggaggAGCTCTCCTCCTCCATCTTCAAGCACCAGCCCAAGGGTACCCTGCAGCGATCCACCTCCTTCCGGCAGGGCCCCGATGAGCCCCCCCTGGGTGACAGCGGTACAG GTCCCAAGCTGACAGCACTGGAGTGCCTGGAGGGCATGGCGGCCGGCTTGTACTCTGAGCTCTTCACCCTCCTCATCTCCCTCCTCAACAG GGCGCTGAAATCGAGCCAGCACTCGGTGTGCTCGGTGACGGTGGTGGACACCCCGGGGGCGCAGAACCCCgagctggcagggcagagccggGGGGCCACCTTCGAGGAGCTTTGCCACAACTACACCCAGGAGCgcctgcagctgctcttccaCCAGCGCACCTTCGCCCGCGAGCTGGAGCGCTACAAGGAG GAGAACATAGAGCTTGCCCTGGCTGATGCCGAGCCCGGCTCCTCTGGCTCCATAGCTGCTGTAGACCAGCCCTCGCACCAGGCACTG GTCCGGTCACTGGCCCGCACAGACGAGGCGcgggggctgctgtggctgctggaggaggaggcGCTGCAGCCAGGCGGCAACGAGGACACCTTGCTGGAGCGGCTCTTCTCCTACTACGGCCCCCAGGAAGGGGGCAAGAAAG GGCACAACCCGCTGCTCCCCAGTGACAAGCCCCGACATTTCCTTCTGGGCCACAGCTCGGGGACCAACTGGGTGGAGTACGATGCCACGGGCTGGCTCAACCACGTCAAGCACAACCCGGCCTCCCAAAATGCCTCCGTCCTGCTGCAGGAGTCACAGAA GAAGGTCATCAGCAGCCTGTTTGCGGGCCGTGGCGGGTCAGCGCTGGTGCTGTCGGGCTcggtggcagggctggagggggggtCCCAGCTGGCCCTGCGCCGGGCCACCAGCATGCGGAAGACCTTCACCACCGGCGTGGCTGCTGTCAAGAAGAAATCCCTCTGCATCCAGATCAAGCTGCAAGTG GACGCCCTCATTGACAGCATCAAGAAGTCCAAGCTCCACTTTGTGCACTGCTTCCTGCCCaaggcggcggggggcggcggggacccCCGGGCTCTGCCGTGCCGGCGGGTGAGCGGCAGTGAACTGGAGCTGCCGGCGGAGCACTGCGAGGCCGGGCTCATGCAGCTGGACGTGCCCCTCCTGCGTGCCCAGCTCCGCGGCTCCCGCCTGCTCGACACCCTCCGCATGTACCGCCAAG GGTATCCCGACCACATGGTTTTTGCGGAGTTCAGGCGGCGCTTTGACGTCCTGGCCCCACACCTGACCAAGAAGCACGGGCGCAACTACATCGTCGTGGATGAGAAGCGG gCGGTGGAGGAGCTCCTGGAGTCACTGGacctggagaagagcagctaCCACATGGGCTTGAGCCGG GTGTTTTTCCGAGCTGGATCACTagccaggctggaggagcagagggacGCGCAGACCAGCAGGAACATCACCCTCTTCCAGGCAGCGTGCAGGGGCTTCTTGGCACGGCAGCAGTTCAAGAAAAGGAAG ATCCAGGATTTGGCCATCCGCTGCGTGCAGAAGAACATCAAGAAGAACAAGGGGGTGAAGGGCTGGCCCTGGTGGAAGCTTTTCACCACCGTGCGGCCCCTCATCGAGGTGCAGCTCACCGAGGACCAGATCCGCGGCAAAGAC GAAGAGATCCAGCAGCTGAAGAGCAAACTCGAGAAGGTGGAGAAAGAGCGTAACGAGCTCCGGCTCAACAGCGACCGCCTGGAGAGCAGG ATCACAGAGCTGACATCGGAGCTGACAGACGAGCGGAACACCGGCGAGTCGgcctcccagctgctggacGCCGAGACGGCTGAGAGGCTGCGGGCCGAGAAGGAGATGAAGGACCTGCAG gCCAAGTACGATGCTCTGAAGAAGCAGATGGAGTCCATGGAGATGGAGGTGATGGAGGCTCGGCTCATCCGGGCGGCCGAGCTCAACGGGGAGCTCGACGATGATGATTCAG GTGGCGAATGGCGGCTGAAATATGAGCGGGCGGTGCGGGAGATCGACTTCACTAAGAAacggctgcagcaggagctggaggacaAGCTGGAGGTGGAGCAGCAGGGCAAGAGGCAGCTGGAGCGGAGG ctgaCGGACCTGCAGGCAGACAGCGAGGAGAGCCAGCGGGCGCTGCAGCAGCTAAAGAAGAAGTGCCAGCGCCTGGCCGCGGAGCTGCAGGACACCAAGCTGCACCTCGAGGGACAGCAAGGACGCAACCATGACCTGGAGAAGAAGCAGCGGAG GTTTGACACCGAGCTCTCGCAGGCGCACGAGGAGGCCCAGCGGGAGAGGCTGCAGCGGGAGAAGCTGAGCCGTGAGAAGGACGTGCTGGTGGCTGAGGTCTTCGGCCtcaagcagctgctggag GACAAGGATTCGGACATTGCGGGGCTGACACAGAAGGCGGAGGCGCtggaggctgagctgcaggacaTCTCCTCCCAGGAGTCGAAGGATGAAGCCTCCCTGGCCAAGgtgaagaagcagctgagggacctGGAGGCGAAGGTCAAAGaccaggaggaggaactggaCGAGCAGGCTGGGACCATCcagatgctggagcag GCCAAGCTGCGGCTGGAGATGGAGATGGAGCGGCTGCGGCAGACCCACGCCAAGGAGGTGGAGAGCCGTGACGAGGAGGTGGAGGAGATTCGGCAGTCGTGCCAGAAGAAG CTGAAGCAGATGGaggtgcagctggaggaggagtaCGAGGACAAGCAGAAGGTACTGAGAGAGAAACGGGAGCTGGAGAGCAAGTTATCTGCTGTCAGCGAGCAG GCCAACCAGCGGGACTTCGAGACGGAAAAGCGCCTGCGCCGGGACCTGAAGAGGACAAAGGCGCTGCTGGCTGATGCACAGATCATGCTGGACCACCTGAAGAACAATGCACCCAGCAAGAGGGAGATCGCCCAGCTCAAGAACCAG ctggaggagtcGGAGTTCACCTGTGCGGCTGCTGTTAAGGCCCGCAAGTCCATGGAGGTGGAGATTGAAGACCTCCACCTGCAGATCGACGATCTTGCCAAGGCCAAGGCAGGG ctggaggagcagctgagccGGCTGCAGCGGGAGAAGAATGAGGTGCAGAGTCGGCTGGAGGAGGACCAGGAGGACATGAATGAGCTGATGAAGAAGCACAAGGCGGCTGTGGCCCAG GCGTCCCGGGACCTGGCGCAGATGAATGACctccaggcacagctggaggaggtcaacaaggagaagcaggagctgcAAGAGAAG CTGCAAGGCTTGCAGAGCCAGCTGGAATTCCTGGAGCAATCCATGGTGGACAAGTCGCTAGTGAGCCGGCAAGAGGCCAAGATCCGCGAGCTGGAGACCAGGCTGGAGTTTGAGCGGACACAAGTCAAGCGCCTGGAG AGCCTGGCCACGCGGCTGAAGGAGAACATGGAGAAGCTGACGGAGGAGCGAGATCAGCGCGCAGCCGCCGAGAACCGGGAGAAGGAGCAGAACAAGCGGCTGCAGCGACAGCTCCGCGATGTCAAGGAGGAGATGGGTGAGCTGGCCAAGAAGGAGGCAGAGGCCAGCCGCAAGAAGCACGAGCTG GAGATGGACCTGGAGAGCCTGGAAGCTGCCAACCAGAGCCTGCAGTCAGACCTGAAGCTGGCCTTCAAGCGCATCGGGGACCTGCAGGCGGCCATCGAGGATGAGATGGAGAGTGACAGCAACGAGGACCTCATCAACAG TTTGCAGGACATGGTGGCAAAgtatcagaaaagaaagagtaaacT TGATGGTGACTCAGACGTGGACTCAGAGCTGGAGGACCGTGTGGACGGGGTGAAGTCCTGGCTCTCCAAGAACAAAGGCTCCTCCAAAGCGCTCTCGGATGATGGCAGCCTGAAGGGCAGCAG cccccccagctcccggcACACCTTCACCTACGACAGATGGGACGAGGAGCAGGACACCGGGGAAAGCACACGCCGCTACTCCCACAGCTCCCCCAGCGCCAGCGAGGCAGACAGCCGGGCCACCGAGACCCCTGCCTAG